Below is a window of Undibacterium sp. YM2 DNA.
GTACCGCGCACGGCGCGGGCATTCTCACGCGCCTCCTTCAGGCAGGAGGCTATCGACGACGGGTTCATCGGGTCCCTGACCATGAAGTCCAGCACATCCTTCTTCGTCAGTAAACCATATTGATGGTCAAAAGCAGACTGTAATTCAGAGATGCCCAGCATGGCACGCCAGCCGCGCTCAGCATCTTCGGCAGACTGTGGCAACATCGAAGTCTGGATATTCACATCCAGCATACGTGCAGTATTTTCTGCGCGCTCGGTATAGCGCGCCATCCAGAACAAATGATCAGCGGTACGGCTTAGCATGGTATTTCTCCTGATTTAATTTTCTAATATCCAGGTATCTTTGGTCCCGCCACCCTGTGAAGAATTCACCACCAGCGAACCTTCCTGCAAGGCCACCCGCGTCAAGCCGCCAGGCACCATGGAGATGGTTTTGCCAGACAAGACAAAGGGGCGCAAATCTATATGGCGCGGGGCGATGCCGCTTTCAACAAAGGTAGGGCAGGCCGACAATGCCAGGGTAGGCTGGGCTATATAACCATCAGGCCTGGCCAGCAAGCGCTGACGAAAATCTTCTATCTGTGCCTTGGTTGAAGCCGGGCCCACCAGCATGCCGTAACCACCGGCACCATGTACTTCCTTGACCACCAGATCGCCCAGATTTGCCAGGGTATAAGACAGATCTTCTGGTTTGCGGCACTGGTAAGTTGGCACGTTATTCAAGATCGGTTCTTCCGTCAGGTAAAACCTGACCATGTCCGGCACGAATGGGTAAATCGATTTATCATCCGCGACGCCCGTGCCTATCGCATTCGCCAGCGTTACGCGGCCAGCACGATACACCGACAGCAAGCCCGGCACACCCAAAGAAGAATCAGGCCGGAAAGCCAGCGGATCAAGAAAATCATCATCAATACGGCGGTAAATCACATCCACCCGCTTTGGCCCACGCGTGGTGCGCATGAAGACTGCATTGTCATTGACAAACAAATCCTTGCCTTCTACCAGCTCAACACCCATCTGCTGAGCCAGGAAGGCATGTTCGAAATAAGCCGAGTTATACATGCCCGGCGTCATGACCACCACGGTAGGGTTATCCACACCCATGGGCGCGACAGAGCGCAGGTTATCCAGCAACATGTCAGGATAATGATCAACCGGCGCAATCTTGTTACGTGCAAACAGCTCAGGAAAAAGCCGCATCATCATCTTGCGGTCTTCCAGCATGTAAGACACGCCAGACGGCACCCGCAAATTGTCTTCCAGTACGTAGAATTCACCCTCGCCAGCGCGCACAATATCCACACCCGCAATATGGGCATAAATGTCAGAAGCAACCGAAATACCCTGCATTTCAGGGCGATATTGGGCATTTTTATAGATTTGCTCGGCCGGGATGATGCCCGCCTTGATGATATTCTGGTCGTGATAAATATCATGGATAAACATGTTCAGCGCCTGCACCCGTTGCGCCAGGCCCTTTTGCAGCTGCGCCCATTCACCCGCATGAATAATGCGCGGGATAATGTCAAACGGGATCAGCCGCTCAGTACCCGCATCGTCGCCATACACCGCAAAGGTAATGCCCACCCGCCGAAAACTCAGGTCAGCCTCGGCCCGCTTGCGCTTCAAGCGTTCGGCAGGCTGCTGTGCCAGCCAGTTGCAAAACTCACGGTAATGTTCCCGCGTCAATTCTCCGCCCGGTGCAGCCGCATCATAGGCATGCATTTCATTGAAAAACTTGGCCATGTTCTAGTCTCGTGGTTACGGTTCCAATACAGCATATCAAGAAACGTGCCAGATCACATTGTGGTTAGCCGTAGCGTGGTTTTTTTGCTGCTATCAGTCGATCAGGCAAACAAGAGTGGCTGAACTGACGATAGTACAATGTACATTTTCATCAAGGCTCAACTGAAAAAGCATGGGAACATACATAAGCGTCAGAGGCTGGGTAGCGTGCCGTGAAGAGTCCATTCCACAGATCAAGGCAGTAATTTCATCCTTCATTGATAAAGCCGGAGACTATGGATTCGATGCTTCAAGAGCAGAAATGTATAATCAGGGCTGGGTAATTCCAGACACGCACATCAATTGGACTCATTACATATTTTACGGTGCTGACATACGAATCCAGCGTCTCAGCTACATAAAAGAACAGCTAAAAACACTCTCAAAAGAAATCACTCATTCAGAAGACTGGACAACCGACTATCTGACAGGAATATTTCACGCAGACCATGAAGATGGGATTGAGGGCTATATATGGAAATTATCCGATGGTGAATTTTACGAAGAAACAAAAAATGATAAATAGTGCCATCGCGCCATTTTGAACATGACCCGTAATCTCAAGGAAATGCTGATCCCTGGTGCACTCCTGCCTGCACAGATATTTCACCACAGCTTCAACAGATATTTGTTCTTTGATATAGATATCTGCACTTCCTGTGAATTAATGCATACGGTACAAAAATTGGTACGTGCGGGTTTTGGGCTTGAGGGGGGAGTGGAGGTGTATTCTGCTTCAGAGTATGAGAGCCTGAATATGTTTCGTGTTGCTGATGACTGGGTGCAAGCTATCACGAGCTGCGAAAAATACTTAAGAAATGCCGGAGACTATGGCGGACTAATTTTGCTGGATACCAGCAAACAGTGGGCTTTGTTTCAGCCCCGTCCTGTCGATATGGGGATATTCGCCTTTAATAGCCAGGTGGAATTTGAAAAATTTGTGCCTGACATATACGACTACTTTTTTTCTTGCGCAGATATAAAAAATTGGATTTCACGGAAGACGGAACATGATGTCGCTTTGGTAGAGACAGTAGGGTATGAGGTTTTGAGCGCACTCAATAAAAATTATTGTGTTTAACTTTATCCAATGGCAATGATTTATCTTGGTATTGCACGGCTTGTATTCTCTGGCAATCAAATTATCTATGCCATTAGTTTTGCCTATATTTTTCGATAGTGATGATTGCTTGGTCTTGTGCAAGAGATGGTGCGTTGTAACGCACCCTACTGATTGGGGCGCTGGACGACAGGATAGATGGCTTTGGCAGTTGCCCCTTCAAGGGGCGCTGCCAAAGTCAAATGACAAACCAAAAACCAAATTAGAAACTATGCTCCAGCGCAGGGAAAGATTTGTCTTTCACTGCCGCGACATACGCCTGTACCGCCGCATCAATACTGGTCTGGCCTTCCATGAAGTTTTTCACGAAGCGGGCTTTGCGACCTGGGAATACGCCCAGCAAATCGTGCATGACGAGTACCTGGCCTGAGCAATCAACGCCTGCGCCTATGCCTATTGTGGGGATATGCAGGGAATCTGTGACTTCTTTGCCGAGGCTGGCGGGTATCGCTTCCAGCACCAGCATCGTTGCACCGGCTTCCTGTACGGCCAGCGCTTCGGCTTTGAGCAGATTGGCGGAGGCATCGGTCTTGCCTTGCACCTTGTAGCCACCTAACTGATGTACGGATTGCGGTGTCAGGCCCAGGTGGGCGCAGACAGGGATCGCGCGTTCGGTCAGGAACTTGATGGTCGGTGCCAGCCAGTGGCCGCCTTCGAGCTTGACCATCTGTGCGCCCGCCTGCATCAGTTGCACGGCGTTGTTGAAAGCGGCTTCCGGTGTCGCATACGTGCCAAAGGGCATGTCGGCCACGACCAGTGCCTTCTGGTTACCGCGTGCTACTGCCGCAGTGTGATAGGCCACATCATGCAATGTCACTGGCAGGGTGGAGTCATGTCCCTGGCATACCATGCCGAGGGAGTCACCGATGAGTAAAATCTCTACGCCGCAACGGTCCATGAGGGAAGCGAAGCTGGCATCGTAGGCGGTGAGCATGGTGATTTTTTCACCTTTCTCACGCATCGCGATCAAGCCAGGAATGCTTACTGCTTTACGGTCTTGCAAATATTCAGCCATTCTTTTTCTCCAAAGGTGATGCTGTCATCTGATTTTTATTTGACAGCGGTTTTGTCTCCACCTTACATCCTCTCAAGATCTAAAAATAAAATAGACCGCTCCCACCAGGCACAAACCCGCCCACACATAATCAAGCTTGAATGGCTGGCCCATATAAAACATGGCAAAGGGCACGAAGACGATCAGGGTCAGGGCTTCCTGCAATATCTTCAGCTGTGCCAGGCTGTACGCAGTGTAGCCTATTCTGTTGGCAGGCACTTGCAGCAGGTATTCGAACAGGGCGATGCCCCAGCTGATAAAGGCGGCTACCCACCAGGCTTTGCTGGACAGGCTTTTCAGATGGCCATACCAGGCTACCGTCATGAAGATATTGGAGAGTATTAACAAACCTGTGGTTTGCACAATGATGGGGATTTGCATGGGGCCTCGCTTATCGCCTGGTCAGGCGCTCAGGTAATGGGTAATTCTTGTATGCGTTGCTCAGCCACCGCAGCGACATAGCTTTGCGCACGGCCTTTGCCGGGAATGCTGATATCGGCAGACAGTTGCAGCAGGGGCAGCAGCACAAAAGCGCGTTCTGTCATGCGTGGATGGGGGACTTGCAGGTCGGCGGTATTGATTTCTTCATCGCCATACAAGAGCAAGTCCAGGTCCAGGGTGCGCGGTGCATTGCGGTAGGGGCGCTCGCGACCATGCGCGAGTTCTATGGCTTGCAGGTGTTGCAACACGTCGGTGGCACTCAGGCTGGTGGCGAGTTCTGCGACAGCATTGACGTAATCGTCACCGCTAGAATCGATGGGCGCACTGCCAAACAGGGCAGAGCGCGCCACGAGTGTGGTGTCCGGCAATTGCGCCAGCGCATTTATGGCTTTGCTGACACTGGCCCTGGCATCACCAAGGTTGGCACCTATACCTATGAAAACCTGCAAATTCACTCGCACACTCATTCGGCTGCTGCGGCTGCCTTGCGTGGGGCACGGCGGCGGGGCTTGCGTTTTTTGGGGCCAGCTTCGGCTGCTTTGGGTTTTGTATTTATCAGGCGGTCACGCTCTACGCTGTCGCCTTCCATGAAATCTGTCCACCATTCACCGATTTCTTCATCGATTTCACCGGAGGCACAACGCAGCAGCAAGAAGTCATAACCAGCGCGCAGGCGCGGGTGCTCCAGCATCTTGTACGGGGTCTTGCCTACGCGCTTGTCAAAGCGTGGCTGCATGGCCCAGATGTCGCGCATGTCCGATCCTATCTTGCGCTGTATCGCCAGAGCGTCAGTTTGGGTATTGAGTACATCATCGGCAGCGAGGTGCAGGGCAGGGATGGGGAATTCACCGGCGGCTTTATAGGCTTCCCATTTCTCGACGACCTGGTGCCACAGCAAGGAGGCAAACAAGAAGCCGGGTGAGACGCCCTTGCCCTGTTGCACGCGTTCATCAGTATTGGCCAGCGCCAGGGTGACAAATTTTTCGCCCAGGGGTTGTTCCAGTACTACGTCCAGCAGGGGCATCAGGCCATGGTGCAGGCCTTCTTTGCGCAATTGCTGCAGGCAGGCCATGGCATGGCCGCTGGTCAGCAGTTTCAGGGTTTCATCAAACACACGCGCGGCAGGTACATTGTTGATCAGCGGTGCCATCACGGCGATAGGGGCGCGGGTGGATGCATCGATCGTGAAGTTCAGTTTTGCAGCAAAGCGCACCACGCGCAGCATGCGCACCGGGTCTTCGCGGTAACGGGCTTCTGGCACGCCTATGATGCGCAGGGTTTTCTTTTTGATGTCTTTCATGCCGCCGTGATAATCGAGCACGGTCTGTGTGGCCGGGTCGTAATACATGGCATTCACAGTGAAGTCGCGACGGGCAGCATCTTCATGTTGTTCACCAAAGGTATTGTCGCGCAAGACACGGCCATGTTCGTCCTTGGGTGCGCCATCGGTGGCTGCACCACGGAAGGTGGTGACTTCCAGCAAATCCTGCCCAAACATCACGTGCACGATCTGGAAGCGGCGGCCTATGATAAAGGCGCGGCGGAACAGGCGCTTGACCTGTTCAGGCGTTGCATTGGTCGCAATGTCAAAGTCCTTGGGTTTGACACCAGTCAGCAAGTCGCGCACGGCCCCGCCGACCACGAAGGCTTTAAAGCCATTCTCTTGCAGGGTCTGGGTGATGCGTATGGCATTCGCAGACACCAGTTGCGGGTCTATGCCGTGGTCTTTAGGACCCAGCACAGTTGGCTTTTGGTTGGCGCTGGCGACATCGCTCTTGTTTTTTACGCCCAGTATTTTGCGAATAAATTTCTTGATCATTGCTTGTCAAACAGGTGAAGTTGAGGCCAACCTTTTGCCAGTGCATGGGCACTTAATTTGGCATTGGGGTTGGTTGCGACAGGATGGCTGACGCGTTCCAGCAGCGGTATATCGTTTTGCGAATCGCTGTAAAAATAACTATGGTGAAAGTCGCTGAGTTGCTTTAATGGCGTAACTTCCTGCTTCGCCAGCCAGTCTGCCAGATGGGTGATCTTGCCTGGGCCAGAGCTGGGCACGCCCAGCAGTTTGCCGGTGATATTACCAGTGGCATCGAGCTCAGGCTCTGCCGCCATCAAGTGTTGCACACCCAGTGCCGTGGCGATGGGGGCAGTGACAAAGCGGTTGGTGGCGGTGATGATGGCGATCAGGTCATCCTGATCCTGGTGCTTCTTGATCAGGTCATAAGCCGCGGGCAACAGGGCTGGCTGTATGACTTCCTGCATGAACTGCTGATGCAAGTCATCCAGTTTGCTGCGGGGGAATTGCGCCAGTGTGCCCAGAGCAAATTCCAGATACTCGACCGGGTCCAGTGTGCCAGCCTGGTATTGTGCAAAAAACGCTGCATTGCGGCGGGCAAATTCGTCGGCATCGACAGCGCCAACGCGACACAGGAACTGGCCCCATTCAAAATCAGAATCGATGGGGATCAGGGTGTGGTCAAGATCAAATAAGGCGATATTACGCATGCTATTCTGTCATGTTGTCAGGGTCCTGCTGTTGTTGCAGCATCAGTTCGCGCAACAGTGGCAGGGTGATGGGGCGCTTGGTGACCAGGGAATAATGGTCCAGCTGGTCCAGGATATTGCTCAGCGTACTCATGTCGCGGCGGTAATGGGTAATCAGATAGGGTAACACGCCGGGGGATATCTGTATGCCGCGCGCCTGGGCCGCTTTTTCCAGTGCGGCTATCTTGTCTTCGTCCGTCAGGCCATGCACCTGGTAGATCAGGCCCCAGCCAAAGCGGGTGCGCAAGTCGTCACGTACATTCAAAATCATCGGAGGGCGGTTGCCTGCGCCTATCAAAAAACCACCACGTGCACGTGCTTCATTGAACAGATTGAAGGCGGCAATCTGGTTCAGCGGCGACAATTGGTCGCAATCGTCAAGCAGGTAGAGACTCACGCCCTCGGTAAAGTCAAAGGCAGATTCTGGCGCATCAGCCGGGATATAGCGTGCCGTGGCATCTGCTGCCAGTGCATGCAGCAAATGCGTCTTGCCAGCCCCAGGCTCACCCCAGATATACACAGAGCGCTCGCCGTACTGACTGGTAATGCGCTGGTCAAACATGCCCAGCAATTGCGCCAGCTCAGCATTTTGCCCCACCACAAAGGTGGCGAGGGACGGCAACTTTTGCGCGTCCAGGTCGAGTAATAATTGCCTCATGTCTGGCTATAAAAAGGACTGTTCAGGTAAGACGTGCGTATGTGCTTGACGGCGACCGAGATCACGGCTGATGCTGGCAGGGCAATTAAAATGCCGATGAAGCCAAACAGTTGCCCGAATGCCATCAAGGCAAAAATCACGGTCAGCGGGTGCAAGCCTATGCGTTCGCCGACCAGGCGTGGCGTCAGGTAAAACGATTCCAGCATCTGTCCTATGCCATAGATGATCGCGACTGACATCAGGCCGCTAAAACCATCAAATTGCAGGATAGCACCTATCAGCGCCAGTACCAGCCCCAGGCCATAACCAAGATAAGGGATGAATACCAGAAAACCGGTAATGATGCCGACCGGCAAAGCCAGGTCAAAACGGGCGATGCTGAGTGCGACCGAGTAATACACCGCCAGTACGATCATCACCAGGATCTGGCCGCGCAGGTATTGCGCGAGGATATCATCAACTTCTTCTACCGCATTGGCCACGCTTTTGACAAAACGGCGCGGGATGAAATGGCTCAGGCGTTTGATCAGTGAATGCCAGTCCATCAGCAGGTAAAACAGCACGATGGGGATCAGCAGCAGATTGGCAACCATGCCCAGCACGGCAGTGCCGCCGACACGGATGGAATTCAGTACCGCCTTGCCGATCACGTCACCGCTATTGGCCATCTGTTCGGTCAACAAGGCTTTGATGCCGGTGCTGTCCAGACGCACCTTGATACCAAATTCTGACAGCATGGGCGTCAGCATTTCATCAAGCTTGTTGAAGAAGCTGGGTATCTGGTCTTGTAATTGTGGCACTTCTTTTTGCAATATCGGTATCATGATCAAGACCATGGCCAGCGCGGCGGCGATCAGTATCACAATGACCAGGGTCGCCGCAACCGAGCGCGGCAGGCCAAATTTCTTGATACGCAGGGCACACAGCTTGTCGACCCAGGGTGTCAGCACATAAGACAATATGCTGGCGACGATAAAAGGCATCAACACCGGGCCCAGCAGCGACAGCAAGCTCAGTAGCGCAATTGCCACGGCCAGCCACAGCATGGATTGTTTTTGCTCCGACGTAAAAGAAAGTGGCATGTTTTTGGCTAAATAGTAGTCAAGAAGTTATCGAATTTGCTGCCTGGCCCAAAATACAGCGTATTTGCGGTCAATATACGCGGTCAATTTGTTAAAATAGCGGTTTTGCCGGACTTTTCTGGCAATTTCTCTATTTTACCGCCTCCTGCCCCTATTGCCGAATATCATGAGCACTTCTACCCCTGTTTCTCTCTCTTACGCCGACGCTGGTGTCGATATGGTTGCCGGCGATGCGCTGGTTGATGCCATCAAACCCTTTGCCAAACGCACCATGCGCGAAGGTGTCATGGCTGGCATAGGCGGTTTTGGCGCCATGTTTGAAGTCAGCAAAAAATACAAGGAACCAGTCCTGGTTTCCGGTACTGACGGCGTGGGCACCAAGCTGAAACTGGCTTTCCACCTCAACAAGCATGACACGGTAGGCATAGACCTGGTCGCCATGAGCGTTAATGACATCCTGGTACAAGGCGCAGAGCCGCTGTTCTTCCTCGACTATTTTGCCTGCGGCAAACTTGATGTTGCCACGGCAACTGATGTCATCAAGGGCGTGGCCTTTGGTTGCGAACAGGCTGGTTGCGCCCTGATCGGTGGCGAAACTGCTGAAATGCCATCCATGTATCCAGATGGCGAATACGACCTGGCTGGTTTTGCCGTTGGCGCAGTCGAAAAATCCAAAATCATTGATGGCAGCAAGATACAACCGGGTGACGTTATCCTCGGCCTGGCATCTTCCGGCATCCACTCCAATGGCTTTTCGCTGGTGCGCAAGATCATTGAAGTTGCCAAGCCAGACCTGAATGCGGACTTCCATGGCCGCAGCCTCGGCGACGCCCTGATGGCACCAACCCGCATCTACGTCAAACCTTTGCTGGCCCTGATGGAAACCCTGGAAGTCAAAGGCATGGCCCACATCACCGGTGGCGGCCTGGTAGAAAACGTCCCGCGTGTACTGGGTGACAAACTGACCGCCGTCCTGCATAAAGACGCATGGACACTGCCACCGCTGTTCACCTGGCTGCAACAACACGGCGGCGTGGCAGATGCAGAAATGCACCGCGTATTTAACTGCGGCATAGGCATGGTTGTCATCGTTGCGGCTGAGCAGGCTGATGCAGCCCTGGCACAACTGACTGCTGCTGGTGAGTCTGTCTATAAGATTGGTGAGATACGTGCCCGTGAAGGTAATGAGCATCAGACTATCGTTGTTTGATGGCGCGAGTCTGAGCCGGGTGAGTTGATTCAGCCGCTTTGAGAATGTACAAAAACCCAGTCATGTTTGACTGGGTTTTTTATTTGTTGCGTTCAGTATGAGTATTTGACCTTGCCCGACGCTGAGCCTCTGGGCACGTCTTAACGCACCGGTTTCAGTATAGGCATGTCGGGGCGGGTATAGTCATATCATTCATATCCTTGCTTGTTAAAACAGCTTCGTGCACGTAGTACTCACTGTTAGAATTCTCAGGCAGCCCAGGCATACTTTAGCGGTGCTTCATTTAAGCGTTCACGGCGAATT
It encodes the following:
- the hda gene encoding DnaA regulatory inactivator Hda gives rise to the protein MRQLLLDLDAQKLPSLATFVVGQNAELAQLLGMFDQRITSQYGERSVYIWGEPGAGKTHLLHALAADATARYIPADAPESAFDFTEGVSLYLLDDCDQLSPLNQIAAFNLFNEARARGGFLIGAGNRPPMILNVRDDLRTRFGWGLIYQVHGLTDEDKIAALEKAAQARGIQISPGVLPYLITHYRRDMSTLSNILDQLDHYSLVTKRPITLPLLRELMLQQQQDPDNMTE
- the panB gene encoding 3-methyl-2-oxobutanoate hydroxymethyltransferase; translation: MAEYLQDRKAVSIPGLIAMREKGEKITMLTAYDASFASLMDRCGVEILLIGDSLGMVCQGHDSTLPVTLHDVAYHTAAVARGNQKALVVADMPFGTYATPEAAFNNAVQLMQAGAQMVKLEGGHWLAPTIKFLTERAIPVCAHLGLTPQSVHQLGGYKVQGKTDASANLLKAEALAVQEAGATMLVLEAIPASLGKEVTDSLHIPTIGIGAGVDCSGQVLVMHDLLGVFPGRKARFVKNFMEGQTSIDAAVQAYVAAVKDKSFPALEHSF
- a CDS encoding HAD family phosphatase, which translates into the protein MRNIALFDLDHTLIPIDSDFEWGQFLCRVGAVDADEFARRNAAFFAQYQAGTLDPVEYLEFALGTLAQFPRSKLDDLHQQFMQEVIQPALLPAAYDLIKKHQDQDDLIAIITATNRFVTAPIATALGVQHLMAAEPELDATGNITGKLLGVPSSGPGKITHLADWLAKQEVTPLKQLSDFHHSYFYSDSQNDIPLLERVSHPVATNPNAKLSAHALAKGWPQLHLFDKQ
- a CDS encoding AI-2E family transporter; the protein is MPLSFTSEQKQSMLWLAVAIALLSLLSLLGPVLMPFIVASILSYVLTPWVDKLCALRIKKFGLPRSVAATLVIVILIAAALAMVLIMIPILQKEVPQLQDQIPSFFNKLDEMLTPMLSEFGIKVRLDSTGIKALLTEQMANSGDVIGKAVLNSIRVGGTAVLGMVANLLLIPIVLFYLLMDWHSLIKRLSHFIPRRFVKSVANAVEEVDDILAQYLRGQILVMIVLAVYYSVALSIARFDLALPVGIITGFLVFIPYLGYGLGLVLALIGAILQFDGFSGLMSVAIIYGIGQMLESFYLTPRLVGERIGLHPLTVIFALMAFGQLFGFIGILIALPASAVISVAVKHIRTSYLNSPFYSQT
- the pcnB gene encoding polynucleotide adenylyltransferase PcnB, with the protein product MIKKFIRKILGVKNKSDVASANQKPTVLGPKDHGIDPQLVSANAIRITQTLQENGFKAFVVGGAVRDLLTGVKPKDFDIATNATPEQVKRLFRRAFIIGRRFQIVHVMFGQDLLEVTTFRGAATDGAPKDEHGRVLRDNTFGEQHEDAARRDFTVNAMYYDPATQTVLDYHGGMKDIKKKTLRIIGVPEARYREDPVRMLRVVRFAAKLNFTIDASTRAPIAVMAPLINNVPAARVFDETLKLLTSGHAMACLQQLRKEGLHHGLMPLLDVVLEQPLGEKFVTLALANTDERVQQGKGVSPGFLFASLLWHQVVEKWEAYKAAGEFPIPALHLAADDVLNTQTDALAIQRKIGSDMRDIWAMQPRFDKRVGKTPYKMLEHPRLRAGYDFLLLRCASGEIDEEIGEWWTDFMEGDSVERDRLINTKPKAAEAGPKKRKPRRRAPRKAAAAAE
- the purM gene encoding phosphoribosylformylglycinamidine cyclo-ligase; translated protein: MSTSTPVSLSYADAGVDMVAGDALVDAIKPFAKRTMREGVMAGIGGFGAMFEVSKKYKEPVLVSGTDGVGTKLKLAFHLNKHDTVGIDLVAMSVNDILVQGAEPLFFLDYFACGKLDVATATDVIKGVAFGCEQAGCALIGGETAEMPSMYPDGEYDLAGFAVGAVEKSKIIDGSKIQPGDVILGLASSGIHSNGFSLVRKIIEVAKPDLNADFHGRSLGDALMAPTRIYVKPLLALMETLEVKGMAHITGGGLVENVPRVLGDKLTAVLHKDAWTLPPLFTWLQQHGGVADAEMHRVFNCGIGMVVIVAAEQADAALAQLTAAGESVYKIGEIRAREGNEHQTIVV
- a CDS encoding circularly permuted type 2 ATP-grasp protein, whose translation is MAKFFNEMHAYDAAAPGGELTREHYREFCNWLAQQPAERLKRKRAEADLSFRRVGITFAVYGDDAGTERLIPFDIIPRIIHAGEWAQLQKGLAQRVQALNMFIHDIYHDQNIIKAGIIPAEQIYKNAQYRPEMQGISVASDIYAHIAGVDIVRAGEGEFYVLEDNLRVPSGVSYMLEDRKMMMRLFPELFARNKIAPVDHYPDMLLDNLRSVAPMGVDNPTVVVMTPGMYNSAYFEHAFLAQQMGVELVEGKDLFVNDNAVFMRTTRGPKRVDVIYRRIDDDFLDPLAFRPDSSLGVPGLLSVYRAGRVTLANAIGTGVADDKSIYPFVPDMVRFYLTEEPILNNVPTYQCRKPEDLSYTLANLGDLVVKEVHGAGGYGMLVGPASTKAQIEDFRQRLLARPDGYIAQPTLALSACPTFVESGIAPRHIDLRPFVLSGKTISMVPGGLTRVALQEGSLVVNSSQGGGTKDTWILEN
- the folK gene encoding 2-amino-4-hydroxy-6-hydroxymethyldihydropteridine diphosphokinase, whose translation is MSVRVNLQVFIGIGANLGDARASVSKAINALAQLPDTTLVARSALFGSAPIDSSGDDYVNAVAELATSLSATDVLQHLQAIELAHGRERPYRNAPRTLDLDLLLYGDEEINTADLQVPHPRMTERAFVLLPLLQLSADISIPGKGRAQSYVAAVAEQRIQELPIT
- a CDS encoding DMT family protein, whose product is MQIPIIVQTTGLLILSNIFMTVAWYGHLKSLSSKAWWVAAFISWGIALFEYLLQVPANRIGYTAYSLAQLKILQEALTLIVFVPFAMFYMGQPFKLDYVWAGLCLVGAVYFIFRS